A genomic segment from Helicobacter sp. NHP19-012 encodes:
- a CDS encoding NifS family cysteine desulfurase, whose protein sequence is MLNRIYLDNNATTKVDPKVLELMQPYFCEHYGNPNSLHKFGTETHPMITEALEKLYAGINAHDEDDIIITSCATESNNWVLKAIYFDAFLKRGKNHIVTTQVEHPAVRATCEFLESVGMEVTYLPINAQGTITAQQVREAITDKTALVSVMWANNETGLIFPIAEIGQICKERGVLFHSDGVQAIGKIPVDVQLAQVDLLSFSAHKFHGPKGIGGLYIRSGVELTPLFHGGEHMRGRRSGTLNVPYIIGMGEAMRLAVENLTYEKEVVGGLRDRLEDALLGIKDVFVIGDRVHRVPNTTLVSVRGIEGEAMLWDLNRANIAASTGSACASEDLRANPVMVAIGADVELAHTAIRLSLSRFNTAEEIERTIEVFKKAVKRLRNISSSYSH, encoded by the coding sequence ATGTTAAATAGAATTTATTTAGACAACAACGCCACGACCAAGGTTGACCCTAAAGTGCTAGAACTCATGCAGCCTTACTTTTGTGAGCATTATGGTAACCCTAATTCTTTGCATAAATTCGGCACAGAAACGCACCCGATGATCACAGAGGCTTTAGAAAAGCTCTATGCCGGGATCAACGCCCACGATGAGGACGACATCATCATCACCTCCTGCGCCACTGAGAGCAATAACTGGGTGCTCAAGGCGATCTACTTTGACGCTTTTTTAAAAAGGGGCAAGAACCACATTGTCACAACCCAAGTCGAGCACCCCGCTGTGCGCGCCACTTGCGAGTTCTTAGAGAGTGTGGGCATGGAAGTAACCTACCTGCCCATCAATGCGCAGGGCACGATCACCGCCCAACAGGTGAGAGAGGCGATCACAGATAAAACCGCTTTGGTGAGCGTGATGTGGGCGAATAATGAAACGGGATTGATTTTTCCCATTGCTGAGATTGGGCAAATTTGCAAAGAAAGAGGCGTGTTGTTTCACAGCGATGGGGTGCAGGCGATCGGCAAAATCCCCGTAGATGTGCAGTTAGCCCAAGTGGACTTGCTCTCCTTTTCAGCACATAAATTCCACGGGCCCAAGGGCATCGGTGGGCTTTACATCCGCTCAGGCGTAGAGCTCACCCCCTTATTCCATGGGGGCGAGCACATGCGCGGACGGCGTAGCGGAACTTTAAATGTCCCCTACATCATTGGCATGGGCGAGGCAATGCGTTTAGCTGTGGAGAATTTAACCTATGAAAAAGAGGTCGTAGGGGGCTTGAGGGATCGCCTAGAGGATGCGCTCTTAGGAATTAAAGATGTTTTTGTGATCGGCGATCGGGTGCATAGGGTGCCTAACACGACTTTGGTGAGTGTGCGGGGCATTGAGGGCGAGGCGATGCTGTGGGATTTAAACCGCGCCAACATCGCCGCCTCTACGGGGAGTGCGTGCGCAAGCGAGGATTTAAGAGCCAATCCCGTGATGGTCGCTATCGGGGCGGATGTGGAGCTCGCCCACACAGCGATTAGATTGTCATTAAGCCGCTTCAACACCGCTGAAGAGATCGAGCGCACCATTGAGGTGTTTAAAAAAGCCGTGAAACGCTTGCGCAACATTTCTAGCTCTTACAGCCACTAA